The following coding sequences are from one Triplophysa dalaica isolate WHDGS20190420 chromosome 12, ASM1584641v1, whole genome shotgun sequence window:
- the LOC130432591 gene encoding protein asteroid homolog 1-like has translation MGVRRLKSYIENKTGILRDLHFRDSRLIIDGCNVYKTLYIKNDLDQEHGGDYDAFEDLITIFFTNLKDCDIRPYVVLDGGGHHTDKKFETTLKRDQDKGKTANELSSGNKGECFPLLIKNVFMQTLDKLKVPLVQCIDDADMEIAALAKQWKCPVLSNDSDFYIFDLKEGILPFEHFLWKAVLNKKGNEKYILTKHYKVERLCASFNNMNKALLPVFACLLGNDYTNLQNIDRWERHSNGAGKFARIEGLLSWLSKSQSQNQAIYRVLELIRDRKKKDKVCEELLEGVKEYEITGGSLVQFFDSKTPTACTGPLQALPEWTVKQLNEGKMGSFLINIMVLNRIKMLPQVEDFNRPSSNDTSRTIRQVLYGLILLGEQQTADKHVLAAQASTETDKCYVTEFDREGLHLASSKVEAVRTKVKEGLQLKTLCEESHHIRLQVFQDVLGVPTVTLENIPPNLILVVFVTHFWLVNAQPQPKRRHLWSLLLGMVHGRFSCNTQRVWNSDIESKLKSQERIPLNPEAAHLYSQWQSCLWWALCLNRLLCLPLPEPECARLYSGTLVHRVVQEFKSGIRPESMLVRDSKAEHLFLLLNDAILSLVDEDVMKTYSDQRYKNWSTYELSSSFEDPKYEYPEDCNGEEVNREEIEAKGHDANKNECFPYPIRTRHKAKERNSKYPCKKFERGCFEYIS, from the exons ATGGGTGTCAGACGCCTGAAAAGCTACATTGAGAACAAGACTGGCATTTTAAGGGACTTGCATTTTAGAGACAGTCGACTCATAATTGATGGATGTAACGTATATAAAAccctttacattaaaaatgacctgGATCAAGAGCATGGTGGAGATTATGATGCCTTTGAAGATCtgatcacaattttttttaccaacCTTAAAGACTGTGATATTCGCCCATATGTTGTACTCGATGGTGGGGGACACCACACTGACAAAAAGTTTGAAACCACTTTAAAACGAGATCAGGACAAAGGAAAAACAGCCAATGAATTGTCCTCGGGAAATAAGGGAGAATGCTTTCCACTTCTTATTAAAAACGTGTTCATGCAGACCCTTGATAAACTAAAGGTGCCATTGGTTCAATGCATTGATGATGCTGATATGGAGATCGCCGCTTTGGCGAAACAGTGGAAGTGTCCGGTTTTGTCCAATGATAGCGACTTCTACATATTTGACCTCAAGGAGGGAATTCTCCCTTTCGAACATTTTTTGTGGAAAGCAGTACTCAACAAAAAAGGCAACGAAAAATACATCTTAACCAAACATTACAAGGTGGAAAGATTATGTGCATCTTTCAACAATATGAACAAGGCTCTCCTCCCGGTCTTTGCATGCCTTTTAGGAAATGATTACACAAACCTGCAAAATATTGACAGGTGGGAAAGGCATTCAAATGGTGCTGGAAAGTTTGCACGTATTGAAGGATTGCTTTCCTGGTTATCCAAGTCCCAAAGCCAAAATCAGGCAATATATAGAGTTCTTGAGCTTataagagacagaaagaaaaaggatAAAGTCTGTGAAGAATTGTTAGAGGGCGTCAAAGAATATGAGATCACAGGTGGTTCTCTTGTCCAATTCTTTGACTCAAAAACACCAACAGCCTGTACAGGCCCACTGCAAGCTCTGCCCGAGTGGACTGTGAAGCAACTTAATGAGGGAAAGATGGGCTCCTTCCTCATTAACATAATGGTACTGAATAGGATTAAAATGCTCCCTCAAGTTGAAGATTTCAATCGCCCCAGTAGCAACGATACATCTCGTACCATTCGACAGGTGCTTTACGGTTTAATACTGTTGGGAGAACAACAAACGGCAGACAAACACGTTTTAGCTGCTCAAGCATCTACTGAAACAGACAAGTGTTATGTCACGGAGTTCGACAGAGAAGGATTACATCTTGCCAGCTCTAAAGTTGAAGCTGTACGGACAAAAGTGAAAGAAGGACTTCAGCTGAAAACATTATGCGAG GAATCACATCATATACGACTTCAGGTGTTCCAGGATGTTTTGGGTGTGCCAACTGTCACTTTAGAAAACATCCCACCGAACCTGATTCTTGTGGTGTTCGTGACACACTTCTGGCTAGTGAATGCACAGCCTCAGCCGAAACGTCGGCACCTTTGGAGTCTCCTACTGGGGATGGTTCACGGAAGATTCAGCTGCAACACACAAA GGGTTTGGAATTCAGACATTGAGTCGAAGCTCAAAAGTCAAGAGAGAATCCCTTTGAACCCTGAGGCGGCTCATCTGTACAGCCAATGGCAGTCATGTTTGTGGTGGGCTCTCTGTCTCAATCGTTTACTGTGTCTTCCACTTCCTGAACCCGAGTGTGCACG GTTGTACTCTGGAACTCTGGTGCACCGGGTCGTTCAAGAATTTAAGAGTGGCATCAGACCAGAGTCTATGCTGGTGAGGGACTCCAAAGCCGAGCACCTATTCCTACTGTTGAATGATGCCATTCTGAGTTTGGTGGATGAAGACGTTATGAAGACGTACAGTGATCAAAGATACAAAAATTGGTCCACATATGAACTGAGCAGCAGCTTCGAAGATCCGAAGTATGAATATCCTGAAGACTGTAATGGCGAAGAAGTCAATAGAGAAGAAATAGAGGCCAAAGGTCACGACGCAAACAAGAATGAATGTTTCCCCTACCCCATCCGTACCAGACACAAAGCCAAAGAACGCAACTCTAAGTATCCCTGTAAGAAATTTGAGAGGGGATGCTTTGAATATATATCTTGA